From Desulfovibrio sp., a single genomic window includes:
- a CDS encoding phage tail protein — translation MATQSEDRLTVRVAGLEHRDWTSYSLDSDLLTPADAWRVSLGIPAAKIPASIKPWAKMEVLLGSNLLLTGRIDRIERELAKDTQTLSLSGRDNAAVLVDCSAPIFTQRQASLEEIVDLVARPLGIERIDVRTTGRQKKVEIEPGITAWDALKQACEANGCWAWMEPDGTMVVGGPDYSAAPVSSLVERYDGKGNNTLSLSVREDVSSRYSEVTVLGQTHGTESEDGKNDIMHRETDPNVPGYRPLIIAKGECDNEEEAKRRAKKELMDSRLAGFEITARVRGHRVGGQSGEPWRPGQRVHVLSEPHGLDGVYFLMKRAFIGGKDRGRITELTLKEDGVWLPELADKSKVKKKGKKGPGEVVDL, via the coding sequence ATGGCTACGCAAAGTGAAGACCGCCTCACCGTGCGCGTGGCCGGGTTGGAACACCGCGACTGGACCTCCTATTCGCTCGATTCCGACCTGCTCACCCCGGCGGACGCCTGGCGCGTCTCGTTGGGCATTCCGGCCGCCAAGATACCGGCCAGCATCAAGCCGTGGGCAAAAATGGAAGTGCTCCTGGGCTCCAACCTCCTTCTCACCGGACGCATCGACCGCATCGAACGCGAGTTGGCCAAGGACACCCAGACGTTGAGCTTGTCCGGCCGGGACAACGCCGCCGTGCTGGTGGACTGCTCCGCGCCGATCTTCACCCAGCGCCAGGCGTCTCTTGAGGAAATCGTGGACCTGGTCGCCCGGCCGCTAGGCATCGAACGCATCGACGTGCGGACCACCGGCCGTCAAAAAAAGGTAGAGATCGAGCCGGGAATAACCGCCTGGGACGCCCTCAAACAAGCCTGCGAGGCCAACGGCTGCTGGGCCTGGATGGAGCCGGACGGCACCATGGTGGTGGGCGGCCCGGATTATTCCGCCGCCCCGGTTTCCTCCCTGGTCGAGCGTTACGACGGCAAGGGCAACAACACCTTGTCGCTTTCCGTGCGTGAGGACGTTTCCTCCCGGTATTCGGAAGTGACGGTGCTGGGACAGACGCATGGCACCGAGAGCGAGGACGGCAAGAACGACATCATGCATCGAGAGACGGACCCGAACGTGCCGGGCTACCGGCCGCTCATCATAGCCAAGGGCGAGTGCGACAACGAGGAGGAAGCCAAGCGCCGGGCCAAAAAAGAGCTTATGGACAGCCGCCTGGCAGGCTTCGAGATCACGGCCAGGGTGCGTGGCCACCGCGTGGGCGGGCAAAGTGGTGAGCCGTGGCGGCCGGGCCAGCGGGTGCATGTGTTGAGCGAACCCCACGGCCTGGATGGCGTGTACTTCCTGATGAAACGCGCCTTTATCGGCGGTAAGGATCGGGGCCGGATCACCGAGCTGACCTTGAAAGAGGACGGCGTGTGGCTGCCGGAATTGGCCGACAAGTCAAAGGTCAAGAAGAAGGGGAAGAAAGGCCCCGGCGAAGTGGTGGACCTGTGA
- a CDS encoding minor capsid protein: MPQPVNLSFAMGLPPKDAVSYFESKGYQITFDWKEMDQAAHAQAFTVAKCAQLDILKDIREACADSLKEGKTEAWFQKHLEPKLREKGWWGKQPMVDPRTGEERRVQLGSPARLGLIYRQNMQSAFMAGRYKQMLENADARPWWQYVAILDGKTRPAHKILNGRTFRYDDPFWSSHYPPNGFNCRCRVRALSDSRLDAEQVQPESGVGNMVTEEVTTVDSSTRQEVRRTVTGYKVPETGYTVFTDVGFSSNTGASWIGQQLEDVVRKIEAAPPEIARQAVRDMTHGPLLPAWLEKPVGNFPLVVVPEEDAALIGAKCQVGRLSQQTMGKQAKSHPELGPADYRLAQEAVDHGERMLESTRKLDYVLDQPNGVLVVVKAASDGGELYVQSLVRLSGDDAKRERELRRLKKRSARQ, translated from the coding sequence ATGCCTCAGCCCGTGAACCTTTCCTTCGCCATGGGCCTGCCGCCCAAGGATGCCGTTAGCTATTTCGAGTCCAAGGGCTACCAGATCACCTTCGACTGGAAAGAGATGGACCAAGCCGCCCATGCCCAGGCCTTCACCGTGGCCAAGTGCGCTCAACTGGATATCCTCAAAGACATACGGGAAGCCTGCGCCGACTCTCTGAAAGAGGGAAAGACTGAAGCCTGGTTCCAGAAGCACCTGGAGCCCAAACTGCGCGAGAAGGGCTGGTGGGGCAAACAGCCCATGGTGGACCCGCGCACCGGCGAGGAGCGCCGCGTCCAGCTCGGCAGCCCGGCCCGTCTTGGCCTGATATACCGCCAGAACATGCAGAGCGCCTTCATGGCCGGACGCTACAAGCAAATGCTGGAGAACGCGGACGCCCGGCCCTGGTGGCAGTACGTGGCCATCCTGGACGGCAAGACCCGTCCCGCCCACAAGATTTTGAACGGCCGCACCTTCCGGTACGATGATCCTTTCTGGTCCAGCCACTACCCTCCAAACGGCTTCAATTGCCGGTGCCGCGTCCGGGCGCTCTCGGACAGCCGCCTGGACGCGGAACAGGTGCAGCCGGAGTCCGGCGTGGGCAACATGGTCACGGAAGAGGTGACCACGGTGGACAGCTCTACCAGGCAGGAAGTCCGCCGCACCGTCACCGGCTACAAGGTGCCGGAAACTGGCTACACCGTGTTCACGGACGTTGGCTTTTCCTCCAATACCGGCGCGAGCTGGATCGGGCAGCAGCTTGAGGACGTGGTGCGCAAGATAGAAGCCGCCCCGCCGGAGATCGCCCGCCAGGCTGTGCGGGACATGACGCATGGGCCGCTGCTCCCGGCCTGGTTGGAGAAGCCTGTGGGTAATTTCCCGCTGGTGGTGGTGCCCGAGGAAGACGCAGCGCTCATCGGAGCCAAGTGCCAGGTGGGGCGCTTGTCGCAGCAGACCATGGGGAAACAGGCCAAGAGCCACCCAGAGCTTGGCCCGGCGGACTACCGCCTAGCGCAGGAAGCCGTAGACCATGGGGAGCGGATGCTAGAGAGCACCCGGAAGCTGGATTACGTGCTGGACCAGCCGAACGGCGTGTTGGTGGTGGTGAAGGCCGCCTCCGATGGCGGCGAGCTGTACGTGCAAAGCTTAGTTCGGTTGAGCGGAGACGACGCCAAGCGGGAGCGGGAACTCAGGAGGCTGAAAAAACGGAGCGCCCGGCAGTAA
- the terL gene encoding phage terminase large subunit, whose amino-acid sequence MAEGLRRTIEAECEGFSPDPEASRKRRKIAMRDFAFFRRTYFPHYVRFGDSVLHTWLDETLPALVNHPEGQRLAVAAPRGEAKSTLVSLIFVLWCVVTGRKRYIPLIADAFEQAAATLLEPIKAELEANPRLAMDFPEACGPGRLWNVGVAITAGNVKLQAFGSGKRMRGLRHGPHRPDLVICDDLENDENVRSPEQRDKLESWLKRTVLNLSGAGDTMDVILVGTVLHYDSVLARLLGNKLWRSHKFKAVIEWPHRLDLWDRWEEILLAEGEEAARAFYVERSTAMEEGSVVSWPSARPLYKLMLKRARDGHAAFDSEQQNDPLAGEGAPFSACITFWVEHRDDWLFFGAVDPSLGKSGSGRDPSAILVGGYSRERAVLDVVEASIRKRVPDRIIEDVLAFHAQYRCLLWAVETVQFQEFLRTELIRRAVERKLVIPARGVTPIADKALRIEAMQPYFAQGRIRVHPSQRTLVEQLKHFPKADHDDGPDALEMLWQAATMGFTVMEFTPVPKTGGRGMIRRGHDDFDDD is encoded by the coding sequence ATGGCCGAGGGCCTGCGCCGGACCATCGAAGCCGAGTGTGAAGGGTTCTCCCCCGATCCGGAAGCCTCCAGAAAGCGCCGCAAGATCGCCATGCGCGATTTCGCCTTTTTCCGTCGCACCTACTTCCCACATTACGTCCGCTTCGGGGATTCCGTGCTCCACACCTGGCTGGACGAAACCTTGCCCGCCCTGGTGAACCACCCCGAAGGCCAGCGCCTGGCCGTGGCCGCTCCGCGCGGCGAGGCCAAGTCCACCCTGGTGTCTCTCATCTTCGTGCTCTGGTGCGTGGTCACCGGGCGCAAACGCTATATCCCCTTGATCGCGGACGCCTTCGAGCAGGCCGCCGCCACCCTGCTGGAGCCTATCAAAGCAGAACTAGAAGCCAACCCGCGCCTGGCCATGGACTTCCCCGAGGCATGTGGGCCTGGCCGCCTGTGGAACGTGGGCGTGGCCATCACGGCGGGTAACGTGAAGCTCCAGGCGTTCGGCTCCGGCAAGCGCATGCGCGGGCTTCGCCACGGGCCGCACCGGCCCGACCTGGTCATTTGCGACGATCTTGAGAACGACGAGAACGTGCGCAGCCCTGAACAGCGCGACAAGCTGGAAAGCTGGCTCAAGCGCACGGTGCTGAACCTCTCCGGCGCGGGCGACACCATGGACGTGATCCTGGTGGGCACCGTGCTGCACTACGACTCCGTGCTTGCCCGGCTCTTGGGCAACAAGCTCTGGCGCTCGCACAAGTTCAAGGCGGTGATCGAATGGCCGCACCGTCTGGACCTGTGGGACCGTTGGGAAGAGATCCTTTTGGCCGAAGGCGAGGAAGCCGCCCGAGCCTTCTATGTGGAGCGCTCCACGGCCATGGAGGAAGGGTCCGTGGTGTCCTGGCCGAGCGCCCGGCCGCTCTACAAGCTGATGCTCAAGCGCGCCCGCGATGGCCACGCCGCCTTTGACTCCGAGCAGCAGAACGACCCTCTCGCCGGGGAAGGCGCGCCGTTTTCGGCCTGCATCACCTTCTGGGTGGAGCACCGCGACGATTGGCTCTTCTTTGGGGCCGTGGACCCTTCCCTGGGCAAGTCCGGCTCCGGGCGTGACCCCTCCGCGATCCTGGTGGGCGGCTACTCCCGTGAGCGCGCCGTGCTGGACGTGGTGGAGGCTTCCATCCGCAAGCGCGTGCCGGACCGCATCATCGAAGACGTGCTGGCTTTCCACGCGCAATACCGTTGCCTGCTTTGGGCGGTGGAGACCGTGCAGTTCCAGGAATTTCTGCGCACGGAGCTGATCCGCCGGGCAGTCGAACGCAAGCTGGTCATCCCGGCCCGTGGCGTCACCCCGATAGCGGACAAGGCCCTGCGCATCGAAGCCATGCAACCCTATTTCGCGCAGGGTCGCATCCGCGTGCATCCCTCCCAGCGCACGCTGGTCGAGCAACTCAAACACTTCCCCAAGGCGGACCACGACGACGGGCCGGACGCGCTGGAAATGCTCTGGCAGGCCGCCACCATGGGCTTTACCGTTATGGAGTTTACCCCTGTGCCCAAAACAGGCGGGCGCGGGATGATCCGGAGGGGTCACGATGATTTCGACGATGATTGA
- a CDS encoding DUF1320 domain-containing protein: protein MYATIQDMLAAFGREEMVALTDLENTGNMVEAVALEAIARASSEADSYLSARYVVPVAVVDKVLTDVVCQIARYRLPGGQVNETDPIQERYDRAIKWLERVANGDANLPGMQDPAATAGDVLFSTGRRVWLRANEETDD from the coding sequence ATGTACGCCACGATTCAGGACATGCTGGCCGCCTTCGGCCGGGAAGAGATGGTCGCCCTGACCGACCTCGAAAACACCGGCAACATGGTGGAGGCCGTGGCCCTGGAAGCCATCGCGCGCGCGAGCAGCGAGGCAGATAGCTACCTTTCCGCCCGCTATGTCGTGCCGGTTGCCGTGGTGGACAAGGTCCTGACCGACGTGGTGTGCCAAATCGCCCGCTACCGCCTCCCCGGCGGCCAAGTGAACGAAACCGATCCCATACAGGAGCGCTACGACCGGGCCATCAAATGGCTGGAACGTGTCGCCAACGGCGATGCCAACCTGCCCGGCATGCAGGACCCGGCGGCCACGGCGGGGGACGTGCTGTTCTCCACTGGCCGCCGGGTTTGGCTGCGGGCCAACGAGGAAACCGATGATTAG
- a CDS encoding phage protease: MRNANPTPHKATAIAALVVQLATDAPGLPEGCNVQLFPDGEFAARDGRPASVKNCEAAAWRMDGDIAAALIAQVESRETPLFIDYEHHTLTAKEGGHKAVAAGWVESLAYVPTQGLFAKVAWTDTARQHIQADEYRFISPLFGFDLKTGAIRTLINAALTNNPALDGMAAVAAALKTNLTEEDMNPKDSKGQEALSEDLAERLRWMLNLPVTATAQEIIAELDKVKTQLGGEAAASTGVDLVAILQTKDSQITALTAQASQPDPIKFAPVSALEALTQDNATLKARVAELEQQNGTAALSAQIEAALADGRLNKGLEGWIKDLAKANPEQAQAYLEKAAPIAALSSMQTNNQGTPPTPSAPGSGVAALSAEEKEAARLQGKTDEEYLACKEGK, encoded by the coding sequence ATGCGCAACGCGAATCCCACCCCACATAAGGCCACGGCCATAGCAGCCTTGGTCGTACAGTTGGCCACGGACGCCCCTGGTCTGCCCGAGGGCTGCAACGTCCAGCTTTTTCCGGACGGCGAGTTCGCGGCCCGCGATGGTCGTCCCGCCTCCGTGAAGAACTGCGAGGCCGCCGCCTGGCGCATGGACGGGGACATTGCCGCCGCGCTTATCGCACAGGTTGAGTCCCGCGAGACCCCGCTTTTCATAGACTACGAACACCACACCCTCACCGCCAAAGAAGGCGGGCACAAGGCCGTGGCCGCCGGGTGGGTCGAATCCCTTGCTTACGTGCCCACCCAAGGTCTTTTCGCAAAGGTCGCCTGGACCGACACCGCCCGCCAACACATCCAGGCCGACGAATACCGCTTCATCAGCCCGCTTTTCGGCTTCGACCTCAAAACCGGAGCCATCCGCACCCTCATTAACGCAGCCCTTACGAACAACCCGGCGCTGGACGGCATGGCCGCCGTGGCCGCCGCGTTGAAAACCAACCTTACGGAGGAAGACATGAATCCCAAGGACTCTAAAGGCCAGGAAGCTCTCAGCGAGGACCTGGCGGAGCGTCTGCGCTGGATGCTCAACCTGCCCGTGACCGCCACGGCGCAGGAAATCATCGCCGAGTTGGACAAGGTGAAGACCCAGTTGGGCGGTGAGGCAGCCGCATCCACCGGCGTGGACCTGGTGGCCATCCTTCAAACCAAGGATTCCCAGATCACCGCCCTGACCGCCCAAGCGAGCCAGCCCGATCCGATCAAGTTCGCTCCGGTGAGCGCCTTGGAGGCCCTCACCCAGGACAACGCCACCCTCAAGGCCAGAGTGGCCGAGCTGGAGCAACAGAACGGCACGGCGGCCTTGTCCGCCCAGATCGAAGCCGCCCTAGCGGACGGCCGCCTCAACAAGGGCCTGGAGGGCTGGATTAAGGACCTGGCCAAGGCCAACCCCGAGCAAGCCCAGGCCTACCTGGAGAAAGCCGCGCCCATCGCCGCGCTCTCCAGCATGCAGACCAACAACCAAGGCACACCTCCCACCCCGTCCGCGCCGGGCAGCGGCGTTGCCGCCCTGTCGGCCGAGGAAAAGGAGGCCGCACGCCTGCAAGGCAAAACCGACGAAGAATACCTCGCCTGCAAGGAGGGCAAGTAA
- a CDS encoding phage baseplate assembly protein — MSDVNRIDARIARAFARVRLAFRAVMTALDTKPGVQLLQADGLRGEKLQASELFQHFGFTSAPPAGTQCIVLPLGGKTAHSVIVATEAGAYRVDGLKSGEVAVYNQSGAKIVLKEGKIIEIECDELKVKAEKSIRMEALEIEVHASEHLGMYAPAWDMGAEGEGDSEALWRGSVHFTGTSRADVDHVTETVSLRHHVHREHDGGGPTEPPDNI, encoded by the coding sequence GTGAGCGACGTGAATCGCATAGACGCCCGAATAGCGCGGGCTTTCGCTCGGGTGCGGCTGGCCTTTCGGGCTGTGATGACCGCCCTGGATACCAAGCCTGGCGTGCAGCTTCTCCAGGCGGACGGTTTGAGAGGGGAGAAGCTCCAAGCCAGCGAGCTGTTTCAGCACTTCGGCTTTACCTCGGCCCCCCCAGCCGGGACACAGTGTATTGTGCTGCCGCTGGGCGGAAAGACCGCGCACTCGGTCATCGTGGCTACCGAGGCAGGGGCCTACCGGGTGGATGGACTCAAAAGCGGCGAAGTGGCCGTCTACAACCAGTCCGGGGCCAAGATCGTGTTGAAAGAGGGAAAGATTATCGAGATTGAGTGCGACGAACTCAAGGTGAAGGCGGAAAAGTCAATCAGGATGGAAGCCCTGGAGATCGAGGTCCACGCCAGTGAACACTTGGGGATGTATGCGCCCGCGTGGGACATGGGAGCGGAAGGGGAAGGCGACAGTGAGGCTCTGTGGCGCGGGAGCGTGCATTTCACTGGGACTTCACGGGCGGACGTGGATCACGTCACCGAGACGGTGTCCTTGCGACACCATGTTCATCGTGAACATGACGGCGGCGGGCCGACGGAGCCACCAGATAACATATGA
- a CDS encoding DUF1834 family protein produces the protein MISVIEEAIKRRVANAALPYKPNVATYGGEFDDGLEAVVRSFPAIWVCFGSDGPGKALAMPKRVWRFPATFVVIVAARNLRSEAATRKGDARKVGTYSMLEDVRRLLLYQDLGLEIEELAPGRTRTLVNARLKNNSVSAYSMEWHTSYDVVLGELPQTDPPTLERVGLNYHLAPDDGEADAQDLVTLQNGEQP, from the coding sequence ATGATTAGCGTCATCGAAGAGGCCATCAAGCGCCGCGTTGCGAACGCTGCGCTCCCCTATAAACCCAATGTGGCCACCTACGGAGGTGAATTCGATGACGGCCTGGAGGCCGTGGTCCGCTCCTTCCCGGCCATCTGGGTGTGCTTCGGCAGCGACGGGCCGGGGAAAGCCCTGGCCATGCCCAAGCGCGTCTGGCGTTTCCCGGCCACCTTCGTGGTGATCGTGGCCGCCCGCAACCTGCGCTCCGAGGCGGCCACCCGCAAGGGCGATGCCCGCAAAGTGGGCACGTACTCCATGCTTGAGGATGTGCGCCGCCTGCTTCTCTACCAGGACCTGGGGTTGGAGATTGAAGAGCTGGCTCCCGGGAGAACCCGGACCCTGGTCAACGCCAGGCTAAAAAACAACAGCGTCTCCGCCTACTCCATGGAGTGGCACACCAGCTACGACGTGGTTCTTGGCGAACTGCCCCAAACCGACCCGCCCACGCTGGAGCGCGTGGGTCTCAATTATCACCTGGCTCCGGACGACGGCGAAGCCGACGCCCAGGACCTGGTCACCCTGCAAAACGGAGAACAACCATGA
- a CDS encoding Mu-like prophage major head subunit gpT family protein, with protein sequence MALLTPALIRALFTGWRGDFQSAQKGAESVYGKVATLIPSSSKSNTYGWLGQFPKLREWIGDRVVKDMAAHGYSITNKKYESTVGVDREDIEDDNVGVYAPLFVEMGRAVGVFPDELVFGLMAQGLTSLCYDGQNFFDTDHPVFPNVDGTGTAATISNFGGGTGTAWYLLDCSRAIKPVIFQERTKPEITSITDVTDHNVHTTDKFEYGVRYRCNVGFGFWQFAYCSKQPLNDANFDAAYDAMAAFAADGGRPLGIKPTLLVVPTNLRTAASEVVKVARRTDGSDNPNAGIVDVLITPWLN encoded by the coding sequence ATGGCACTTCTCACCCCGGCGCTCATCAGGGCGCTGTTCACCGGTTGGCGGGGCGATTTCCAGAGCGCCCAAAAAGGAGCGGAGAGCGTCTACGGCAAGGTGGCCACGCTCATTCCCTCATCCTCGAAGTCCAACACCTACGGCTGGCTGGGGCAGTTCCCCAAGCTCAGGGAATGGATCGGCGACCGCGTGGTCAAGGACATGGCCGCCCACGGCTACAGCATCACCAACAAGAAGTATGAAAGCACGGTGGGCGTGGACCGAGAGGACATCGAAGACGACAACGTGGGCGTCTATGCTCCGCTCTTTGTCGAAATGGGCCGGGCCGTCGGCGTTTTCCCCGACGAGCTGGTTTTCGGGCTGATGGCCCAGGGCTTAACTTCCCTGTGCTACGACGGGCAGAACTTCTTCGACACCGACCACCCCGTCTTCCCCAATGTGGATGGCACCGGTACGGCCGCCACCATCTCCAACTTCGGAGGCGGCACCGGCACCGCCTGGTATCTTCTGGACTGCTCCCGCGCCATCAAGCCCGTGATCTTCCAGGAACGCACCAAGCCGGAGATCACCTCCATAACGGACGTTACCGACCACAACGTCCATACCACCGACAAGTTCGAGTACGGCGTGCGCTACCGCTGCAACGTGGGCTTCGGCTTCTGGCAGTTCGCTTACTGCTCGAAGCAGCCCTTAAACGACGCTAACTTCGACGCGGCCTACGACGCCATGGCCGCCTTCGCGGCTGACGGCGGACGCCCGCTCGGCATCAAGCCCACCCTGTTGGTTGTACCCACCAACCTGCGCACCGCCGCCAGCGAAGTGGTGAAGGTGGCCCGCCGAACCGACGGCTCGGACAACCCCAACGCTGGCATCGTGGACGTGCTGATCACGCCCTGGCTGAACTAG
- a CDS encoding sce7726 family protein, with protein sequence MRDIDVRKALFRGQLLRFKEDGRSRIVEELSLCQGDARIDIAVVNGKLHGFEIKSDKDTLERLANQVVVYSKVFDHVTLVAGEAHLDKSLQIIPSWWGVCTAVVKNGSPQIKTIRKPKQNRSIDVRAVVQLLWKEECQMLLARLGIKSTITSKSRSFLWEQLADELNQRDLCMHVRDTIKQRKDWREGVVRQHPPCRPSNGVTYIGPLVLTS encoded by the coding sequence ATGCGGGACATTGATGTTAGAAAAGCCCTATTCCGTGGACAACTCCTGCGATTTAAGGAGGATGGCCGCTCACGAATTGTTGAGGAACTTTCCCTTTGCCAAGGTGACGCACGTATCGATATCGCGGTCGTAAATGGAAAGCTTCATGGGTTTGAAATAAAAAGCGACAAAGACACGCTCGAACGTTTAGCAAACCAGGTGGTTGTTTATTCAAAGGTTTTTGATCATGTCACCCTAGTTGCGGGAGAAGCGCACCTTGATAAGTCGTTGCAAATTATTCCTTCATGGTGGGGTGTCTGCACCGCTGTAGTCAAAAATGGATCTCCGCAGATTAAAACAATCAGGAAGCCAAAACAAAACAGAAGCATAGATGTACGTGCCGTTGTTCAACTCCTCTGGAAAGAGGAATGTCAAATGTTGCTCGCACGACTTGGAATCAAATCAACGATTACCTCAAAATCAAGATCATTTCTATGGGAACAGTTGGCTGACGAGCTTAATCAGCGCGACCTATGTATGCATGTGCGCGACACAATTAAGCAACGAAAGGATTGGAGAGAGGGCGTTGTAAGACAACACCCTCCCTGTCGGCCATCAAATGGAGTTACATATATTGGCCCATTAGTTTTGACATCATGA
- a CDS encoding DUF935 domain-containing protein: MISTMIDRLTAAFKALKGKEEMQTQTASVAALSRQYLSSLTGGLTLKRLEAILRAADNGDIIGQHELFDEIEGRDEHIHAELSKRRRALLAVPWNIRPGRANDKRAEDVAATVREQVSCIPDFEDAILDLASGIGHGYSCSEFEWGMDGKTHLPLALHHRPQSMFQLAPDFLTLRLRDNTPEGQELWSCGWIIHRHASMSGWFPRRGLFRVLVWTYLLKQYARSDFAEFLEIHGLPLRVGKYPSMASDVEKKALLQALTAIGHDAAGAIPDGMLIEFHEAARGSEAPFTAMHDICEKGQSKAILGSTLTTDTQGVGSQALGEIHNEVRLDILASDARQIAGTLTRQLCAPLAYLNEGVTDAALMPVFEFDCNRPEDLKKLADSIPKLVDVMDIPASWAHRRAGIPMPEDGEPVLKRKSQAKMQETKGAPGANAQGGREGTTAVVGLSSEGAGLFPDQDAVDSSTVPNATLTALARDLLEPIITEAKDAGPEVLLGKLAELYPKMDTSGLEELCARVLFVGELWGRLSVQTESGDG; the protein is encoded by the coding sequence ATGATTTCGACGATGATTGATCGGCTCACCGCCGCGTTCAAGGCCTTGAAGGGCAAGGAAGAGATGCAGACGCAAACTGCATCGGTCGCCGCATTGAGCAGGCAGTATCTCTCCAGCCTGACCGGCGGGCTCACGCTTAAGCGTTTGGAAGCTATTCTGCGCGCGGCCGACAACGGGGACATCATAGGGCAGCATGAGCTTTTCGATGAAATCGAAGGACGCGACGAACACATCCACGCCGAGCTGTCCAAACGCCGCCGTGCGCTCTTGGCAGTGCCCTGGAACATTCGTCCCGGTCGGGCCAACGACAAACGCGCTGAGGACGTGGCCGCAACCGTACGCGAGCAAGTGTCCTGCATTCCGGACTTCGAGGACGCCATTCTGGACCTGGCCAGCGGCATCGGCCACGGCTATTCCTGCTCGGAGTTTGAATGGGGCATGGACGGGAAAACCCACTTGCCACTAGCCTTGCACCACCGGCCCCAGTCCATGTTCCAGTTGGCCCCGGACTTCCTCACGCTTCGCCTGCGCGACAACACCCCCGAAGGGCAAGAGTTGTGGTCCTGTGGCTGGATCATCCACCGCCACGCCTCCATGTCCGGCTGGTTCCCCCGCCGGGGCTTGTTCCGGGTGCTGGTGTGGACCTATCTGCTCAAACAGTACGCCCGAAGCGATTTCGCCGAGTTCCTGGAAATTCATGGCCTGCCGCTTCGCGTTGGCAAATATCCTTCCATGGCCAGCGACGTGGAGAAGAAGGCATTGCTCCAGGCTCTAACGGCCATCGGACACGACGCGGCCGGGGCTATCCCGGACGGCATGTTGATAGAATTCCATGAGGCCGCGCGTGGCTCCGAAGCTCCCTTCACTGCCATGCACGACATCTGCGAGAAGGGCCAAAGCAAGGCCATACTCGGCTCCACGCTCACCACGGACACGCAGGGCGTGGGTAGCCAAGCCCTGGGGGAAATCCACAACGAAGTGCGCCTGGACATCCTGGCCAGCGACGCCCGCCAGATTGCCGGGACCCTCACTCGTCAGCTGTGCGCCCCGCTGGCCTACTTGAACGAAGGAGTCACGGACGCAGCCCTGATGCCGGTCTTCGAGTTCGACTGCAACCGGCCGGAGGATTTGAAAAAACTGGCCGACTCCATTCCCAAGCTGGTGGACGTGATGGACATCCCGGCATCCTGGGCGCACCGGCGCGCGGGTATTCCCATGCCTGAGGACGGCGAGCCGGTGCTCAAGCGCAAGAGCCAAGCCAAGATGCAGGAAACCAAAGGCGCACCTGGAGCGAATGCGCAAGGTGGCCGGGAGGGAACGACGGCCGTCGTGGGCTTATCCTCCGAGGGCGCGGGCCTCTTCCCCGATCAAGACGCGGTGGACTCGTCCACGGTGCCAAACGCCACACTCACGGCCTTGGCCAGAGACCTGCTGGAGCCGATCATCACCGAGGCTAAGGACGCGGGGCCGGAGGTGCTGCTTGGCAAGCTGGCCGAGCTGTACCCCAAGATGGACACTTCGGGGCTGGAAGAGCTTTGCGCGCGGGTGCTGTTCGTGGGCGAGCTGTGGGGGCGCTTGAGTGTGCAGACGGAGAGCGGTGACGGCTGA
- a CDS encoding phage virion morphogenesis protein: protein MIQIEVNISGVAAILSRIVTLGANMTPISRALAGVLADIPERAFAEQRDPATGAPWAPLSPVTVNKRGSATPILQMSGHLASSIQTEHGPDFARVTTNVPYAPTHQFGAKKGQYGRTKRGASIPWGDIPGRPFFGVGPADEAEIEQVAREHLQRELGGP, encoded by the coding sequence ATGATCCAGATCGAAGTAAACATCTCAGGGGTGGCAGCCATCCTGTCCCGAATCGTCACCCTGGGTGCGAACATGACGCCTATATCTCGTGCCCTGGCGGGAGTGCTGGCGGACATCCCCGAGCGGGCCTTCGCTGAACAACGCGACCCGGCCACGGGCGCGCCCTGGGCTCCACTCTCGCCGGTTACGGTGAACAAGAGGGGAAGTGCAACACCTATTCTCCAGATGAGCGGGCACTTGGCCAGCTCCATCCAGACCGAACACGGGCCAGACTTCGCCCGCGTGACAACGAACGTCCCCTATGCCCCCACGCATCAGTTTGGAGCCAAGAAGGGGCAGTATGGAAGGACGAAGCGCGGCGCGTCGATTCCGTGGGGGGACATACCTGGCAGGCCGTTCTTCGGCGTCGGCCCGGCTGACGAAGCCGAAATCGAACAGGTGGCCCGTGAACACCTCCAGCGCGAACTCGGTGGTCCGTGA
- a CDS encoding DUF2635 domain-containing protein, whose amino-acid sequence MLVKATPGVKVPKEGAPREYITEAEAQTVPQSAYYLRRLDDGDLIRVVESTAKAKLKEQTDG is encoded by the coding sequence ATTCTCGTGAAAGCCACGCCAGGCGTGAAGGTGCCAAAGGAGGGCGCACCGCGCGAATACATCACCGAAGCCGAGGCCCAAACCGTGCCCCAAAGCGCCTACTACCTGCGCCGCCTGGATGACGGCGACCTGATCCGCGTGGTTGAGTCCACCGCGAAGGCCAAGCTCAAGGAGCAAACCGATGGCTAG